In Brevibacillus brevis NBRC 100599, a single genomic region encodes these proteins:
- a CDS encoding conserved phage C-terminal domain-containing protein, translated as MSIFRVRKNDNFVVMDKTALHDDRLSWKAKGIIAYMLSLPDDWTFFVEELATHASDGEDSLRTGLKELKRLGYLHRFPVKENGKIVRWETHVFETPQEELPEEVKPQQEKPEVEKPDVEFPDVENPTLLSINNTKYLSLLNNNDNVPFAEIIEYLNQKAGTSYRATSKKTKQLITARWNEGFRLDDFIRVIDNKTTEWLNNPEWSKYLRPETLFSPKFEGYLNQKAFGKGGGAIGTNSAVLTPSREELYRKAGIK; from the coding sequence TTGAGCATTTTCAGGGTAAGGAAGAACGACAATTTCGTTGTAATGGACAAAACAGCCTTGCATGATGATCGTTTGAGCTGGAAGGCAAAAGGCATTATCGCCTATATGTTGTCGCTGCCCGATGACTGGACATTCTTCGTAGAGGAGTTGGCTACTCACGCATCTGATGGTGAGGACAGTCTAAGAACGGGGCTAAAGGAATTAAAGCGGTTGGGTTATCTACATCGCTTCCCTGTAAAAGAAAACGGCAAGATCGTCAGATGGGAGACACATGTTTTTGAAACGCCACAAGAGGAGTTGCCAGAAGAGGTTAAACCACAACAGGAAAAACCAGAAGTGGAAAAACCAGATGTGGAGTTTCCAGATGTGGAAAATCCGACACTACTAAGTATTAATAATACTAAGTATTTATCTTTACTAAATAATAATGATAATGTCCCTTTTGCTGAAATCATTGAATACCTAAACCAAAAAGCAGGGACAAGCTATCGAGCGACCAGTAAAAAAACAAAGCAGCTTATTACTGCTCGATGGAACGAAGGATTCCGCCTAGATGACTTTATTCGAGTTATTGATAACAAGACGACTGAATGGCTGAACAATCCTGAATGGTCTAAATACCTCAGACCTGAGACGTTGTTTTCGCCTAAGTTTGAAGGATATCTGAATCAAAAGGCTTTTGGCAAAGGAGGCGGAGCAATTGGAACCAATTCGGCAGTCCTTACACCAAGTCGTGAAGAATTGTATCGAAAAGCAGGGATCAAGTGA
- a CDS encoding ATP-binding protein: MADIKRFERAKRNGEIHEYSDDDQMVIGATLTEYETETGTIRGFQVIQDFTRGIEEWGAKGIYLFGENGLGKSHLLSAATKELRNHGISVVYTTAKLLIAHTRKPIGKWDYLNAYRAADVLIIDELGAEIPADWEMGELFTVLNGRQNRSPILYGSNFTVKELESRFNERQKGWGTRLMERIIESSVLEELTGDSRRFDLHIENTEQLNRRLMKHD, translated from the coding sequence ATGGCCGACATCAAACGTTTTGAGAGAGCCAAGCGCAACGGAGAAATACACGAATATAGCGATGATGACCAAATGGTTATAGGGGCTACTTTAACGGAATATGAGACGGAAACTGGAACCATCCGTGGCTTTCAGGTGATCCAGGACTTTACTCGCGGCATCGAGGAGTGGGGAGCCAAAGGAATATACCTATTTGGAGAAAACGGACTCGGAAAGAGCCATCTGCTGTCGGCGGCGACGAAAGAATTGCGAAATCATGGTATCAGTGTCGTGTATACGACAGCCAAACTCTTGATTGCTCATACTCGCAAACCGATCGGCAAATGGGATTACCTAAACGCCTACAGAGCTGCAGATGTTTTGATCATCGACGAGCTGGGCGCAGAGATTCCGGCGGATTGGGAAATGGGGGAATTGTTCACAGTGTTAAACGGTAGACAGAACAGAAGCCCCATATTGTACGGTTCAAACTTTACGGTCAAGGAGCTGGAGTCAAGGTTTAACGAACGCCAAAAAGGATGGGGTACCCGCTTGATGGAGCGCATTATTGAGTCCAGCGTTTTGGAAGAGTTGACCGGAGACAGTCGCCGCTTTGACTTGCACATTGAAAACACGGAGCAACTAAACAGGAGATTGATGAAGCATGATTGA